In Chryseobacterium camelliae, one DNA window encodes the following:
- the gyrA gene encoding DNA gyrase subunit A, with protein sequence MQKEGERLIPINIVDEMKSSYIDYSMSVIVSRALPDVRDGLKPVHRRVLYGMYGLGVFSNRKYLKSARIVGDVLGKYHPHGDSSVYDAMVRMAQEWSLRYPQVDGQGNFGSMDGDPPAAMRYTEARLKKISDEILSDLDKETVDFQNNFDDSLQEPTVLPTKVPNLLVNGTSGIAVGMATNMAPHNLSESINAICAYIDNKEISIDELMQHIIAPDFPTGGIIYGYDGVRDAFHTGRGRVVLRAKVNFEEIGNRNAIIVTEIPYQVNKAEMIARTAELVKDEKIPGIFEIRDESDRKGLRIVYELKNDAIPNVVLNLLYKYTSLQTSFSVNNIALVNGRPEQLNLKDIIHHFVEHRHEVIVRRTKFELKKARERAHILEGFMKVIGSQASLDKAISIIRHSANPQAAKEGLMEAFELSDIQAQAILDLRLARLTGMELDKIRDEYEAIMKEIENLEDILANEERRFQIIKDELIEIKEKYGDDRRTEIDYSGGEMSIEDIIPNESVVLTISHAGYIKRTSLSEYKIQSRGGVGNRAATTRDEDFLEYIVSATNHQYMLFFTEKGRCYWLRVFEIPEGSKTSKGRAVQNLINIEPDDKIKAYIRTNNLKDAEYVNQMSVVMVTKNGTIKKTSLEAYSRPRVNGVNAIEIRDNDQLLSAYLTNGTSQIMIATRKGKCIRFPEEKVREVGRSSIGVRGITLEDNDEVIGMIVVNDLDNDTVLVVSEKGYGKRTAVLDYRETNRGGKGVITLNITEKTGDLIAIQNVTDEDGLMIINKSGVAIRMGMDEMRVMGRNTQGVRMINLKKNDEIAAIAKVEKDKDVEDEAEENEEGTAVIDNQENISVSDPENENTTENTEDSDSEE encoded by the coding sequence ATGCAAAAAGAAGGTGAAAGACTGATTCCCATCAACATTGTTGATGAAATGAAGTCATCTTATATCGATTATTCGATGTCTGTAATTGTTTCCAGAGCATTACCGGACGTAAGAGATGGCTTAAAACCCGTTCATAGAAGAGTTCTTTACGGTATGTATGGATTGGGGGTTTTTTCTAACAGGAAATATTTAAAATCCGCGAGAATTGTAGGGGATGTTTTGGGTAAGTATCACCCGCATGGGGACTCATCCGTATATGATGCCATGGTAAGAATGGCTCAGGAATGGAGTTTGCGTTATCCTCAGGTAGACGGACAGGGTAACTTCGGTTCCATGGACGGCGACCCGCCGGCAGCGATGCGTTACACCGAAGCCAGGCTGAAAAAGATCTCCGATGAAATTCTTTCTGATCTGGATAAAGAAACGGTTGATTTCCAGAACAACTTTGACGACAGTTTACAGGAACCTACTGTTTTACCTACCAAAGTACCGAACCTGCTGGTCAACGGAACATCTGGTATTGCAGTTGGTATGGCGACCAATATGGCTCCGCACAACCTTTCAGAATCAATCAACGCGATCTGTGCGTATATTGATAATAAAGAAATTTCCATTGATGAGCTTATGCAGCACATCATTGCCCCGGATTTTCCTACCGGAGGAATCATTTACGGCTACGATGGCGTAAGGGATGCCTTCCATACAGGAAGAGGAAGGGTGGTATTAAGAGCCAAGGTGAACTTTGAAGAAATAGGCAACCGCAATGCGATCATCGTTACAGAAATTCCTTATCAGGTCAATAAAGCCGAGATGATTGCCAGGACGGCAGAACTCGTAAAGGATGAAAAAATCCCGGGCATTTTTGAAATCAGGGATGAATCGGACAGAAAAGGACTTCGTATCGTATACGAACTGAAGAACGACGCTATTCCTAATGTTGTTCTGAACCTTCTGTATAAGTATACCTCTCTTCAGACTTCATTCAGCGTAAACAATATTGCCTTGGTTAACGGAAGGCCGGAACAGCTGAACCTGAAAGACATTATCCATCATTTTGTAGAGCACAGACATGAGGTGATCGTAAGAAGGACCAAGTTTGAGCTTAAAAAAGCAAGAGAAAGGGCCCATATCCTTGAAGGATTCATGAAAGTGATCGGAAGCCAGGCTTCCCTGGATAAAGCGATATCCATTATCCGTCACAGTGCCAATCCGCAGGCTGCCAAAGAAGGACTGATGGAAGCGTTCGAGCTTTCTGACATCCAGGCTCAGGCAATTCTTGACCTGCGTCTGGCACGTTTAACCGGAATGGAGCTGGATAAGATCCGTGATGAGTATGAGGCAATCATGAAAGAGATCGAAAACCTTGAAGATATCCTGGCCAACGAAGAAAGAAGATTCCAGATCATTAAAGATGAACTGATCGAAATAAAAGAAAAATACGGTGATGACAGAAGGACGGAAATCGACTATTCAGGAGGTGAAATGTCAATTGAAGATATCATTCCTAATGAATCTGTAGTCCTTACCATTTCCCATGCAGGGTATATCAAAAGGACCTCCCTTTCAGAATATAAGATCCAGAGCCGTGGCGGTGTAGGAAACAGGGCTGCTACTACCAGGGATGAAGACTTCCTGGAGTACATTGTATCTGCAACCAATCACCAGTACATGCTGTTCTTTACGGAAAAAGGAAGATGTTACTGGCTGAGGGTATTTGAAATCCCGGAAGGTTCCAAAACTTCTAAGGGAAGAGCCGTTCAGAACCTGATCAATATAGAACCGGATGATAAGATCAAGGCATATATCCGTACCAACAACCTTAAAGATGCCGAATATGTCAACCAGATGAGCGTGGTGATGGTAACCAAGAACGGAACCATCAAGAAGACTTCGCTTGAAGCGTATTCAAGGCCTAGGGTAAACGGGGTAAATGCAATTGAAATCAGGGATAATGACCAGCTTTTAAGTGCATATCTTACGAATGGTACATCCCAGATTATGATCGCCACCCGAAAAGGTAAATGTATCCGCTTCCCGGAAGAAAAGGTAAGGGAGGTTGGCAGAAGCTCCATCGGGGTTCGCGGAATTACGCTGGAGGACAACGATGAAGTAATCGGCATGATTGTGGTAAATGATCTTGACAATGATACGGTTCTTGTAGTTTCTGAAAAAGGATACGGTAAAAGAACAGCCGTCCTAGATTACAGGGAAACCAACAGAGGCGGAAAAGGGGTCATTACCCTGAATATTACTGAAAAGACAGGAGATCTTATCGCTATCCAGAATGTAACGGATGAAGACGGTCTGATGATCATCAATAAATCCGGTGTTGCCATCCGTATGGGAATGGATGAAATGCGTGTGATGGGTAGAAATACCCAGGGGGTAAGAATGATCAACCTTAAGAAAAACGATGAAATTGCAGCCATTGCCAAAGTGGAGAAAGATAAAGATGTGGAAGATGAAGCAGAAGAAAATGAAGAAGGCACTGCTGTAATAGATAACCAGGAAAACATTTCAGTTTCTGATCCGGAAAATGAAAATACAACAGAGAACACTGAGGATTCAGATTCCGAAGAATAA
- a CDS encoding DUF4286 family protein, whose product MSVLSITFHCTKNNLQEWENYMDDTLALMAENLMDVSQYILSDIGSDYIEDGKNYNLLLVFDNDELRNDFIESELVNITERIESRFGQEVMIFNTFLNPRINKL is encoded by the coding sequence ATGAGCGTACTGAGCATTACCTTTCACTGCACGAAAAATAATCTCCAGGAATGGGAAAATTATATGGATGATACCCTGGCCCTGATGGCAGAAAACCTGATGGATGTTAGCCAGTATATCCTGTCTGATATTGGCAGTGATTATATTGAGGATGGAAAAAATTATAACCTTCTTCTGGTATTTGATAATGATGAGCTCAGGAATGATTTTATAGAAAGCGAACTGGTTAATATTACAGAAAGAATAGAAAGCCGCTTCGGGCAGGAAGTGATGATCTTTAATACCTTCCTGAACCCACGGATCAACAAACTTTAA
- a CDS encoding bacteriocin-like protein yields MKNLKKLNKAQLKSVYGGEPKKYCVFCERLNKLVCSEAQIAQCP; encoded by the coding sequence ATGAAAAATCTGAAAAAGCTTAATAAAGCGCAATTGAAATCCGTATACGGAGGCGAGCCGAAAAAATATTGTGTATTTTGTGAACGGCTGAACAAGCTGGTGTGTAGTGAAGCTCAAATTGCTCAGTGCCCATAA
- the uvrA gene encoding excinuclease ABC subunit UvrA has translation MSKSTEYIEVYGAREHNLKNINVKIPRNELVVITGLSGSGKSSLAFDTIFAEGQRRYIETFSAYARQFLGGLERPDVDKIEGLSPVIAIEQKTTNKNPRSTVGTVTELYDFLRLLFARVSDAYSLSTGKKLVSYTEDQILDAIKENYQGEKIMLMAPVIRSRKGHYHELFVQMAKKGYGQARIDGELQDIEYDLKLDRYKTHDIDIVVDRWIIGESASESRMEKSLRTAMDMGEGIIGIQKLGSKDIEYFSKNLMDAETGHSLALPEPNTFSFNSPKGSCPSCKGLGTIKKINTDYFVDNPKLSVNQGGLLPLEDIKSNKWILSQIKNILEIFGLGLATPIQDIPEEALDYIYNGCHKEFNKDLKYAGITKKIKISFDGLISFMEEIIDEKDSYEAVMLERHFTTEETCPECKGSRLQASSLSFKIDGKNIAEVNALSLSDLKEWLNDVKGTFSEKKQIIAHEILKEIETRLQFLLDVGLDYLSLSRSSKTLSGGESQRIRLATQIGSQLVNVLYILDEPSIGLHQRDNERLINSLKNLRDIGNSVLVVEHDKDMILEADEVLDVGPRAGKFGGEILWQGKPKDLVKADTITAQYINGKRKIEIPAERRAGSGKHIILKGASGNNLKNVTLNVPLGKLVVVTGISGSGKSSLINGTLYPILNKHFYRAVQEPLPYKSIEGLEHIDKIVDVDQTPIGRTPRSNPATYTGMFTDIRNLFSELPESKIRGYKPGRFSFNVKGGRCETCQGGGLKVIEMNFLPDVYVHCETCNGKRFNRETLEVRYKGKSISDVLDMTIDEAVEFFQPIPKIFAKVKTLQDVGLGYITLGQQSTTLSGGEAQRIKLATELAKRQTGNTLYILDEPTTGLHFEDVKILMDAINQLVSLGNSFIIIEHNMDVIKLADHIIDVGPEGGKHGGQIVAQGTPEEIVNSKKSLTGKFLKREL, from the coding sequence ATGAGTAAATCAACTGAATATATTGAAGTTTACGGAGCCCGTGAACATAACCTGAAAAACATCAATGTAAAAATCCCCCGCAATGAGCTGGTTGTCATTACCGGACTTTCGGGAAGCGGAAAATCATCACTGGCATTCGACACCATCTTTGCCGAAGGTCAGCGCCGGTATATCGAAACTTTTTCTGCCTATGCACGACAGTTCCTGGGCGGGCTGGAGCGGCCGGATGTAGACAAGATCGAAGGATTGTCGCCGGTGATAGCCATTGAACAGAAAACCACCAATAAGAATCCTAGATCTACGGTAGGAACCGTTACGGAGTTGTATGATTTCCTGAGGCTGCTTTTTGCAAGGGTTTCAGATGCATATTCCCTTTCTACCGGAAAAAAACTGGTAAGTTATACCGAAGACCAGATCCTGGATGCTATCAAAGAAAACTATCAGGGAGAGAAAATCATGCTGATGGCTCCCGTGATCCGTTCCAGGAAAGGACATTATCATGAGCTTTTCGTACAGATGGCTAAAAAAGGATACGGACAGGCCAGGATTGACGGCGAACTTCAGGATATTGAATACGACCTGAAACTCGACCGTTACAAAACCCATGATATTGATATTGTGGTAGACCGCTGGATTATCGGGGAAAGTGCTTCCGAATCCAGGATGGAAAAATCATTGCGTACAGCGATGGATATGGGAGAGGGAATTATCGGGATCCAGAAACTCGGCAGCAAGGATATAGAGTATTTTTCCAAAAACCTTATGGATGCAGAGACCGGTCATTCACTGGCGCTGCCGGAACCCAATACTTTTTCATTCAACTCGCCCAAGGGCAGCTGCCCGTCCTGCAAAGGTTTGGGAACCATAAAAAAAATCAACACAGATTATTTCGTAGATAATCCTAAACTATCCGTTAACCAGGGAGGGCTGCTTCCGCTGGAGGATATCAAGTCCAATAAATGGATCCTTTCACAGATTAAAAATATCCTTGAAATTTTTGGTCTGGGATTGGCCACGCCTATCCAGGATATTCCAGAGGAAGCCCTTGACTACATTTATAACGGCTGTCATAAAGAATTCAATAAAGACCTGAAGTATGCAGGCATTACCAAAAAGATCAAAATCAGTTTCGATGGTCTTATTTCTTTTATGGAAGAAATCATTGATGAAAAAGATTCTTATGAAGCCGTGATGCTGGAAAGGCATTTTACAACAGAAGAAACCTGTCCTGAATGCAAAGGCTCACGTCTGCAGGCATCCAGCCTCAGCTTTAAAATCGATGGTAAGAATATCGCCGAGGTGAATGCATTGAGCCTTTCAGACCTTAAAGAATGGCTGAATGATGTTAAAGGTACGTTTTCAGAAAAAAAACAGATCATTGCCCATGAAATCCTGAAAGAAATTGAAACCCGGCTCCAGTTCCTTCTGGATGTCGGATTGGATTACCTAAGTCTGAGCCGGAGCTCTAAGACCCTTTCCGGAGGAGAATCCCAGAGGATCCGTCTGGCAACACAGATCGGTTCGCAGCTCGTGAATGTCCTGTACATTCTGGATGAACCGAGCATCGGATTGCACCAGAGAGACAATGAGCGGCTGATCAATTCCCTGAAAAACCTCAGAGACATCGGGAACTCTGTGCTGGTGGTAGAACATGACAAAGACATGATCCTGGAAGCGGATGAGGTATTGGATGTAGGTCCAAGAGCCGGTAAATTCGGGGGCGAAATCCTTTGGCAGGGCAAACCTAAGGATCTTGTGAAGGCAGATACCATTACAGCTCAGTACATCAATGGTAAAAGAAAAATAGAAATTCCTGCGGAAAGAAGGGCAGGAAGCGGTAAGCATATCATCCTGAAGGGAGCGAGCGGAAATAACCTTAAAAATGTTACCTTGAATGTTCCTTTGGGTAAACTGGTTGTAGTGACGGGAATTTCCGGAAGCGGGAAATCGTCCCTGATCAACGGGACATTATATCCAATCCTTAACAAACATTTTTACCGGGCTGTCCAGGAACCGCTGCCGTATAAATCCATAGAAGGATTGGAACATATTGACAAAATCGTAGATGTGGACCAGACCCCGATCGGAAGGACGCCGCGTTCCAATCCTGCAACCTACACCGGAATGTTTACTGATATCAGGAACCTGTTTTCGGAACTTCCGGAAAGTAAGATCCGGGGGTATAAACCGGGAAGGTTCTCTTTCAATGTTAAAGGAGGAAGATGTGAAACCTGTCAGGGAGGTGGGCTGAAAGTTATTGAAATGAACTTTTTGCCTGATGTGTATGTGCATTGCGAAACCTGCAATGGAAAACGGTTCAACAGGGAAACTCTGGAAGTACGGTATAAAGGAAAGTCCATTTCCGATGTGCTGGATATGACCATTGATGAAGCTGTAGAATTCTTCCAGCCGATTCCGAAGATTTTTGCGAAAGTGAAAACCTTACAGGATGTCGGCTTAGGATATATTACTTTGGGACAGCAGTCGACCACATTGTCAGGAGGTGAAGCGCAGCGTATCAAGCTGGCTACGGAACTGGCTAAGCGGCAGACGGGAAATACACTGTATATTCTGGATGAACCAACTACGGGACTTCACTTTGAGGACGTAAAGATCCTGATGGACGCCATCAATCAGCTGGTTTCGTTAGGGAATTCATTCATCATCATTGAACACAATATGGATGTGATCAAACTGGCAGACCATATCATTGACGTAGGACCAGAGGGTGGAAAGCACGGCGGTCAGATTGTTGCGCAGGGAACTCCGGAAGAAATTGTAAATTCAAAGAAAAGTCTCACAGGAAAATTTTTAAAAAGGGAATTATAA
- a CDS encoding DUF3829 domain-containing protein, translating into MKKLLMLAVALSLSAVPVSCKKEIGKLGNTVLNAGKNEADAVIGFNNDFLDSYKRTSDHVESILKYSDAAVTKAKGGDVLIMPMVTGSLDYAIGKIKEVPSGFDKNKAAIEKDFQTYKAKKESIDKKFEELKSYMNAEDFKDDKGAKAETLNKEIQADAQVLFEAGERIVTNIKPATDAAEETILKDHPMKEYIISSKKVMNALDNAYDTLNKQHDSSFNAAEAQKRYDELAAAVAQNSKLDFKVKGTQYTYKKTDFESINRNAESFLDTYRRLIRNAKDSGKISDSDIRSIGYAYDAVLNSYNIFVK; encoded by the coding sequence ATGAAAAAATTATTGATGCTTGCTGTAGCACTGTCGTTAAGTGCTGTACCGGTAAGCTGTAAAAAAGAAATCGGAAAGTTGGGGAATACGGTCCTCAACGCAGGGAAAAATGAAGCGGATGCCGTGATTGGTTTCAATAATGATTTTCTTGATTCTTACAAAAGAACTTCGGATCATGTAGAAAGTATCCTGAAATATTCAGATGCAGCCGTTACGAAAGCTAAGGGCGGAGACGTGCTGATCATGCCGATGGTAACCGGATCTTTAGATTATGCCATAGGTAAAATCAAAGAGGTTCCTTCAGGTTTTGATAAAAATAAAGCAGCAATTGAAAAGGATTTCCAGACTTACAAAGCTAAAAAAGAAAGCATAGACAAAAAGTTTGAAGAACTCAAATCCTATATGAATGCTGAAGATTTCAAGGATGACAAAGGCGCGAAGGCAGAAACCCTCAATAAAGAGATCCAGGCTGATGCTCAGGTTCTGTTTGAGGCAGGAGAAAGGATTGTGACCAATATTAAACCAGCAACGGATGCAGCCGAGGAAACCATCCTTAAAGATCATCCCATGAAGGAATATATCATTTCCTCCAAAAAGGTCATGAATGCCCTTGATAATGCATACGACACGCTGAATAAACAGCATGACAGTAGTTTCAACGCTGCAGAAGCCCAGAAAAGATATGATGAGCTGGCTGCGGCTGTTGCACAGAACTCAAAACTGGATTTCAAGGTGAAGGGTACACAGTATACATATAAGAAAACTGATTTCGAAAGCATCAATAGGAATGCGGAAAGTTTCTTGGATACGTATAGAAGGCTGATTAGGAATGCCAAGGATTCTGGAAAAATTTCAGACAGTGATATCCGGAGCATAGGGTACGCTTATGATGCTGTACTGAACTCTTATAACATATTTGTCAAGTAG
- a CDS encoding type VI secretion system baseplate subunit TssF — protein sequence MNLDQNIYSKESVKARMLQNATKVWGLKSPQSLDPFVKLLIDAFSTEIFKANNEIQTVNARILEKMAKLLTPSIYTHPLPAHAVAFTHPQESSEILLEHTEFFFRKQMTSTIKSESDKQINIPFTPVGNIRIHKMQTAVMFVGNTCYSIDERLNKIPVARFQGRPEDYRKVTIGIDASKYISENFPKSLSIFCSNPAFEHLDFVYKLLPYMTVTANGNPLFVKEGITYLKSQQAEGYEQIFHEQSIRVKTVQDIQSIYRHKFIEITGISDSLLSEAGALPHNLDFLDYKDDILKYLEGKRYLWLTFEFPPQFSAEILDNFSFVLNAFPVYNRGWKKTEYSLDIMGNNIPLVTDEGEHFLYVDEVQDGEGRKYREIPFTPGDHLSKGLYTVRKGGMERFTNRNAVDMIANVLELTRDEIAAFSLLNRDNVKGILSEMSDKMKSMVQKVNNAKRNIRQELNYVIMEPVEKTDHTYAAFWVTHCTLANHMRPGTELSNQLKSQSLILLTESIGGAEEQKGSDSIQAYRYALTTRDKIISLEDVKSYCRMMLKDELREVRVKRGTMISNKPKEGFIRTVDVEIIPQNYTFYGRAYWENMAQILRNQIVTKAIDGIEYRVTVSNEDAES from the coding sequence ATGAATTTAGATCAGAATATCTATTCCAAAGAATCTGTAAAAGCCAGAATGCTTCAGAATGCCACTAAAGTATGGGGCCTGAAAAGCCCTCAATCTCTGGATCCTTTTGTCAAGCTGCTTATTGATGCGTTCAGCACCGAAATCTTTAAAGCCAACAATGAAATCCAGACGGTCAATGCGCGGATCCTGGAAAAGATGGCCAAGCTTCTTACACCATCCATCTATACCCATCCGCTTCCGGCACATGCCGTAGCTTTTACCCATCCGCAGGAATCTTCGGAAATTTTGCTGGAACATACGGAATTCTTCTTCAGGAAGCAGATGACTTCTACGATAAAATCAGAATCGGATAAGCAGATCAATATTCCCTTTACGCCGGTAGGTAATATAAGGATCCATAAAATGCAGACGGCTGTGATGTTTGTGGGAAATACTTGTTACAGCATAGATGAACGGCTGAACAAAATTCCTGTTGCAAGATTCCAGGGCCGTCCTGAAGATTACCGAAAAGTGACAATTGGTATTGATGCCTCAAAATACATCAGTGAGAACTTCCCCAAGTCACTCAGCATATTTTGTTCAAATCCTGCTTTTGAACACCTCGATTTTGTCTACAAGCTCCTTCCGTATATGACCGTAACGGCAAACGGAAATCCGCTGTTTGTAAAAGAAGGCATTACCTATCTTAAAAGCCAGCAGGCTGAAGGTTATGAGCAAATCTTTCATGAGCAGTCCATCAGGGTAAAAACCGTTCAGGATATACAAAGCATCTACCGTCATAAATTCATAGAAATAACAGGGATTTCAGACAGTCTGCTCTCGGAAGCAGGAGCCCTTCCGCATAACCTGGATTTTCTAGACTATAAGGATGATATCCTGAAATACCTGGAAGGCAAACGCTACCTGTGGCTGACATTTGAATTTCCCCCGCAGTTTTCAGCCGAAATCCTGGATAATTTCTCTTTTGTACTAAATGCTTTTCCCGTCTATAACCGTGGCTGGAAGAAAACAGAATACAGCCTTGATATCATGGGCAACAACATTCCGCTTGTGACAGATGAAGGAGAACATTTCCTGTATGTTGACGAAGTACAGGACGGAGAAGGAAGGAAGTACAGGGAAATCCCTTTTACACCGGGAGACCATCTGAGTAAAGGATTGTATACCGTTAGAAAAGGTGGAATGGAACGTTTTACCAACCGGAATGCGGTAGATATGATCGCCAATGTCCTGGAGCTGACGCGGGATGAGATTGCCGCGTTTTCACTCCTGAACCGGGATAATGTAAAAGGCATTCTGAGTGAAATGTCAGACAAAATGAAATCCATGGTCCAAAAGGTAAACAATGCCAAGAGAAATATCAGGCAGGAGCTGAACTATGTGATCATGGAGCCTGTAGAAAAAACGGATCATACTTATGCGGCATTCTGGGTGACGCACTGCACACTGGCCAATCATATGCGCCCGGGAACCGAACTGTCTAACCAGCTAAAGTCCCAGTCCCTGATACTGCTTACTGAAAGCATCGGCGGGGCGGAAGAGCAAAAAGGGTCGGACAGCATCCAGGCATACCGGTACGCACTGACCACAAGGGATAAGATTATTTCCCTTGAAGACGTAAAAAGCTATTGCAGGATGATGCTGAAAGATGAACTCCGGGAAGTGCGTGTAAAAAGAGGAACGATGATCAGCAACAAGCCTAAGGAAGGATTTATCAGAACTGTTGATGTTGAGATCATTCCTCAGAACTATACGTTTTACGGACGGGCTTATTGGGAAAACATGGCCCAGATTTTGCGAAACCAGATCGTTACCAAAGCTATTGACGGCATTGAGTACCGCGTTACCGTTTCCAATGAGGATGCGGAATCATAA
- a CDS encoding GPW/gp25 family protein, with protein MDTPNYRMPFVPSTLMTEGGSIDTCDMGESIAHNIMLLITTKKGENRYDENYGNDVWNLEFDNGVTSAVWESIFVKSLRRQIQEYEPRIIQPQIDAHIQFVEHNYDTKEHTEIKKKVKIAINAKMEASGERFTFSTELFLSPMSID; from the coding sequence ATGGACACACCCAATTACAGAATGCCCTTTGTGCCATCTACATTAATGACGGAAGGCGGGAGTATTGATACCTGCGACATGGGCGAAAGCATCGCTCACAATATCATGCTGCTCATTACTACCAAAAAAGGGGAAAACAGATATGATGAAAACTATGGCAATGATGTCTGGAACCTTGAGTTCGATAACGGAGTAACGAGTGCTGTCTGGGAAAGCATCTTTGTAAAAAGCCTCAGACGGCAGATTCAGGAATACGAACCCCGGATTATTCAGCCCCAGATTGATGCTCACATCCAGTTTGTAGAGCATAATTACGACACTAAGGAACACACGGAGATCAAGAAAAAAGTAAAAATTGCCATCAATGCTAAAATGGAGGCTAGCGGCGAACGCTTCACCTTCTCCACAGAGTTGTTCCTGAGCCCGATGTCCATAGATTAA
- a CDS encoding APC family permease yields the protein MHKKLKLWDAVMLVMGSMIGSGIFIVSADIMRNLGSGLWLIIVWVITGIMTIAAAISYGELSALFPKAGGQYTYLKEIFGKKMGFLYGWGLFTVIQTGTIAAVAVAFGKYTAYLIPALNDAAPLFQSGEFKITWIQIVAILVIMVLTYINTRGVESGKLLQNVFTGSKILALLGLIAAGFFIVNVSHLSENFSFGWDAFNNMRKDALGNLTNYGWERIGGMTLLGGIAAAMVGSVFSSVAWESVTFVSGEIENPKKNVVKSMIYGTSAVMVLYIAVNVVYLNALDRDTVAFAANDRVAVAASQNIFGSAGTIIIALLVMISTFGCNNGLILAGARVFQTMAKDGMFFRSAAKNNTNEVPGNALWMQGIWASLLCLSGQYGNLLDMISFVIVLFYMITVFGVIYLRIKQPELPRPYRTWLYPLTPVVYLIIGTGFCILLLIYKQQYTWPGFIMVLLGLPVYYLINRKASSAK from the coding sequence ATGCATAAAAAACTAAAACTTTGGGACGCCGTTATGCTCGTGATGGGATCCATGATCGGGAGCGGGATATTTATTGTAAGTGCCGACATCATGAGAAACCTGGGCTCCGGATTATGGCTCATCATTGTCTGGGTAATCACCGGGATCATGACGATTGCCGCAGCTATCAGCTATGGCGAACTGTCAGCGTTATTTCCTAAGGCCGGAGGCCAGTACACTTATCTAAAAGAAATCTTCGGGAAAAAAATGGGTTTCCTCTATGGATGGGGGCTTTTTACAGTAATCCAGACCGGAACGATTGCTGCCGTTGCCGTAGCTTTCGGAAAATATACTGCTTACCTTATCCCGGCGCTCAATGATGCAGCACCTCTTTTCCAGAGCGGGGAATTTAAAATTACCTGGATACAGATTGTAGCCATACTCGTGATTATGGTGCTGACGTATATCAATACGCGGGGCGTGGAAAGTGGCAAGCTATTGCAGAATGTATTTACAGGCTCTAAAATATTAGCCTTGCTGGGGCTTATCGCTGCCGGATTCTTTATCGTGAATGTTTCCCATCTGTCTGAAAATTTCAGCTTTGGATGGGATGCTTTCAATAACATGAGAAAAGATGCGCTGGGCAATCTCACCAATTACGGATGGGAACGCATCGGCGGCATGACTTTGCTGGGTGGGATTGCTGCTGCCATGGTTGGCTCTGTATTCAGTTCCGTTGCCTGGGAAAGCGTAACATTTGTATCCGGGGAAATTGAGAACCCGAAAAAGAATGTGGTAAAATCCATGATCTACGGAACTTCTGCCGTAATGGTTTTATACATCGCAGTGAACGTGGTTTACCTGAATGCTCTTGATAGGGATACCGTGGCGTTTGCTGCCAACGACAGGGTAGCGGTGGCCGCTTCACAGAATATTTTCGGAAGTGCAGGCACCATTATTATCGCATTGTTGGTGATGATCTCTACTTTCGGATGTAATAACGGGTTAATTCTGGCCGGAGCAAGGGTTTTCCAGACTATGGCCAAAGACGGTATGTTTTTCAGGTCTGCGGCTAAAAACAACACCAATGAAGTTCCCGGCAATGCATTATGGATGCAGGGCATCTGGGCATCATTGTTATGCCTCAGCGGACAGTATGGAAACCTTTTGGATATGATTTCTTTTGTTATCGTGCTGTTTTACATGATTACCGTATTTGGCGTAATTTACCTCAGAATAAAACAGCCGGAGCTGCCAAGGCCTTACAGGACATGGCTGTATCCCTTAACACCGGTAGTTTACCTCATCATTGGGACAGGATTCTGCATTCTTCTGCTGATTTACAAACAGCAGTATACCTGGCCTGGGTTTATTATGGTATTGTTGGGACTTCCGGTCTATTACCTGATCAACCGCAAAGCATCTTCTGCTAAATAA